TTGCACTCAGGTACTCTCGCCGACTCTGCATTGACATCTGCCACAACAATCCCTTCGGTAAGGTTTCTATGTGAGTGAGCCAATGTCCTTTCGGTAAGATTTTAGCTGAGTGATCGCGGAGGCTTGACGATTGATCATGAGATGTAGTATTCTCACAAAAATTACAAACCTAAAACGTTGATGGAAATGAATCTGCGGATTCGTACTCAGAGAGCTGACGGTTGGTGCAAGTCAGTGTACATCCGTGGAGGTAGCCCTCCGGAGTGATCAGGGAAGGATACTGACCGTGTATCCAATCTGATTCCGCTCACCGCGTTATCGGTGATACGACACATGTCGTAAAAAGCCATGAATTTCATGGGAATCAGGGTGGCACCGCGGGTTAAAACTCGCCCCTCGCAATTGCGCAGGGGCGAGTTTTGTTTGCTTTTCCGTTGATCCAACCACTTCATCAAGCGTAAGAAAGGGGATTTTTAAATGTCGTTTCGCATTCTCGTGACGGATCCACTCTCCGAGCAGGGGCTTGCACAACTGTATGCCGCAAGCGATCTTGAAATTGTTCAAGAAATTGGCGTAAGCAAAGAGAAATTGGTGGAGATCATTGGTGACTTTGACGCATTGCTCGTGCGCAGTCAGACAAAGGTCACAGAAGAGATTATCAAAGCGGGGACAAAACTTCAGGTCATCGGACGTGCGGGTGTAGGAGTCGATAACATTGACGTGCGCGCCGCTACCAAAGCGGGGATTCTTGTCATAAACGCCCCGGACGGAAACACCGTTACGACCGCTGAGTTCACGTTCGCAATGATGCTCGCCCTGGCGCGCCACATTCCTCAAGCTCACGCTAAATTAAAGGATGGCGTCTGGGATCGCAGCAGCTTTGTTGGTGTCGAGCTGCGCGGAAAACATCTTTCGATTCTTGGGCTGGGCAGAATTGGAGCGGAAGTAGCAAAGCGCGCACAAGTTTTTGGAATGCAGGTCACGGCGTATGATCCCTACCTCACGTCAGCGCGAGCTGAAAAATTGGGAATCAAGGCAGCTACGCTTGAAGAAGCCATCCGCACGGCTGATTTTCTAACGGTGCACACGCCTTTGAGCAAAGAAACCCACCATCTGATCAGCGACGAGCAGTTTCAGATGATGAAGCCTGGCGTGCGTATCTTAAATTGCGCAAGAGGCGGAATCATCGATGAAAAAGCTCTCGCTCGCGCGCTTGAGCAAGGAATTGTGGCAGGCGCAGCGCTAGATGTCTATGAACAAGAGCCAGCGGTAGGTCAACCGCTCTTGGCATTTCCACAAGTGATTTCGACGCCACACCTCGGTGCATCTACGGAAGAGGCGCAGGTGAATGTCGCCGTCGATGTCGCGCAAGGGGTTGTCGACCTTTTACAAGGGCGATCCTACCCGCACACCGTCAACCTGCCAAGCCTCGCGCCAGAACAACGTGCGGTGCTTGAGCCGTTTTCAAATTTGGGAGAAGTCCTTGGAAGTTTTGCGGCGCAGTTACTGCGCGGCGGAGTGCATCGCGTCACCATCCAATATGAAGGAGAACCCACGCAGCACGCGACCGATCCGATTTCTCGCTCCACCCTTCGCGGAATTCTCAGTCGCTATTACCGCGAGGAAGTGCACTTGATCAGCGTCGCACTGATCGCAGAAGAGATGGGCATCGAGGTGACAGAAACGAAGTTGCCTCCACACGGCGGCTACACCAATGTCATCCGCGTCACGCTGACTGGCTCTACAGAAGAAGTGACTGTCGCGGGGACGGTGCTTAAGGGTCACGGGATGCGCATCATCCAAATCAATCAATATTCCGTGGATATCACGCCAAGTTTTGCCATGCTAATGACATGGCATCGCGATCGTCCCGGCATCATCGGACGCGTGGGAAGTGTTCTTGGACTTGCCGGAATCAATATCGCCTCCATGCAAGTTGGCCGCGCGATTGAAGGTGGAGAAGCACTTATGCTGATCGCCGTTGACCGCTCTGTATCGGATGAAAGCGTGCAGGCCATTCGCGACGCATCCGATGTGGACCGCGTGGCGTATATCGAATTGCCCATTGCCTAAATCTCTTAAAATCACGACCAATCCGTAAAATGACGCGGCTTTTTAAGGCGCGTCATTTTTTGTAGAGGCGGACCTGCGTATCAACGCGCTGAGCCATGTTCTAAATCTCGCGAGTGATGTTCATGGCCAAAGCGTTTTGCGAACTCATAAAAGTATTGAAGAGAGTTTGGATTCATCATGGAATCTGGATTTGCCGCATTTTTTCCATTCATCCCAAGCAAAATTTTGCGTATGGGAACTTCCATTTTTTTGCCGCTTAGCGTGCGAGGCACATCGTGAATCACATACATCTCATCTGGTACGTGACGCGGCGATACGTCACGTTTTAATTTTTCGCGTATCTGGAGCTTTAATTCATCTGTCAAAACCGTTCCTTGCCGCAAAACAAGAAAAAGAGCTAAAAAAGAAGGTCTTCCCAACATTTCAAGATCGATGACCAAGCTGTCGATCACCTCGTCAAACGACTCGATGACTTGGTAGAGTTCGCTTGTACCCATGCGGATTCCGTTGCGGTTGATCGTTGAGTCGGAGCGTCCATAGATCACGCAACTTCCCCGCTCTGTGATTTTTATCCAGTCTCCGTGCCGCCAGACGCCCGGAAAATGGTCAAAATAACTCTCTTTATAGCGTTTGAACTCTGGGTCATTAAAGAATGAAATGGGCATGGAGGGCATTGGCGAAGTAATCACCAACTCGCCAACCTCGTTTATGATCGATTCCCCAGCCTCATTAAATGCGTGGATGTCGGCGCCAAGCGCGCGACAACTGATCTCTCCAGCGCAGATCGGCAAGAGGACTGAGCCTGTGACAAACGCAGTGCACACGTCCGTTCCGCCACTTGTAGAGACCAACATCACCTCTTTTTTTACAGATTCATACACATAAGCGAATAGATCGGGGGTTAGCGGTGAGCCCGTTGATCCGATCATGCGTAAAGATGACAGCTCATAGTGCTCACCGGGTTGCAGATCTTGTTTTTTGCATGTTGTGAGATAGGCGGCGCTCGCACCAAAAACCGTCATGCCTGTTTTCTGCGCTAATTCCCACAAGACATAGGGGTGAGGATGAGCCGGGCTGCCGTCGTAGAGAATGATCTCAGCGCCTACAAGCAATCCGCCAATCAGGTAGTTCCACATCATCCAGCCTGTTGTGGAATACCAAAAAAAACGATCCCCTGGATGCAGGTCAACGTGGAGTTTCATGGACTTCACATGTTCAAGAACGATGCCGCCGTGACTCTGGACGATTGGCTTTGGCAACCCTGTTGTCCCGGATGTGTAGAGAATCCAAAGCGGATGATTAAAAGAGACCTGTTCGGGGTTAAGCATCGCGTCGTGACGGATTACATCGCGATAAGAAACCGTCGTCTCTTTGAAGGTATGAACCAACGCATCATCAGATCGATACGGAATAAGGACGGTAAGTTTTAGAGACGGTAATTTGCCTTGCAATGAAGTCACCGTCTGCAAGCGGTCATAGTCCCTGCCCTGATAGCGGTATCCGTCAACTGCAATCAAGACGGTCGGCTCAATTTGTGAGAACCGATCCAACACACTCGCTGTTCCAAAATCAGGAGAAC
This genomic interval from Ferroacidibacillus organovorans contains the following:
- the serA gene encoding phosphoglycerate dehydrogenase yields the protein MSFRILVTDPLSEQGLAQLYAASDLEIVQEIGVSKEKLVEIIGDFDALLVRSQTKVTEEIIKAGTKLQVIGRAGVGVDNIDVRAATKAGILVINAPDGNTVTTAEFTFAMMLALARHIPQAHAKLKDGVWDRSSFVGVELRGKHLSILGLGRIGAEVAKRAQVFGMQVTAYDPYLTSARAEKLGIKAATLEEAIRTADFLTVHTPLSKETHHLISDEQFQMMKPGVRILNCARGGIIDEKALARALEQGIVAGAALDVYEQEPAVGQPLLAFPQVISTPHLGASTEEAQVNVAVDVAQGVVDLLQGRSYPHTVNLPSLAPEQRAVLEPFSNLGEVLGSFAAQLLRGGVHRVTIQYEGEPTQHATDPISRSTLRGILSRYYREEVHLISVALIAEEMGIEVTETKLPPHGGYTNVIRVTLTGSTEEVTVAGTVLKGHGMRIIQINQYSVDITPSFAMLMTWHRDRPGIIGRVGSVLGLAGINIASMQVGRAIEGGEALMLIAVDRSVSDESVQAIRDASDVDRVAYIELPIA
- a CDS encoding acetoacetate--CoA ligase; its protein translation is MERVTEGTLLYETSQSQKDQSLISQYMHWLQQTHALSFSDYASLHEWSVQSIEMFWDTVIDFADIQVSRKPLSPRLQSKEMPGAQFYPEATINYVNQVFHQKDESAVAVWHQSEIRALSTMTYGELKKQVGAFASYLKQSGVKKGDRVAAFAPNIIETLVAFLATASLGAIWSSCSPDFGTASVLDRFSQIEPTVLIAVDGYRYQGRDYDRLQTVTSLQGKLPSLKLTVLIPYRSDDALVHTFKETTVSYRDVIRHDAMLNPEQVSFNHPLWILYTSGTTGLPKPIVQSHGGIVLEHVKSMKLHVDLHPGDRFFWYSTTGWMMWNYLIGGLLVGAEIILYDGSPAHPHPYVLWELAQKTGMTVFGASAAYLTTCKKQDLQPGEHYELSSLRMIGSTGSPLTPDLFAYVYESVKKEVMLVSTSGGTDVCTAFVTGSVLLPICAGEISCRALGADIHAFNEAGESIINEVGELVITSPMPSMPISFFNDPEFKRYKESYFDHFPGVWRHGDWIKITERGSCVIYGRSDSTINRNGIRMGTSELYQVIESFDEVIDSLVIDLEMLGRPSFLALFLVLRQGTVLTDELKLQIREKLKRDVSPRHVPDEMYVIHDVPRTLSGKKMEVPIRKILLGMNGKNAANPDSMMNPNSLQYFYEFAKRFGHEHHSRDLEHGSAR